A genomic window from Brassica oleracea var. oleracea cultivar TO1000 chromosome C8, BOL, whole genome shotgun sequence includes:
- the LOC106312745 gene encoding carotenoid 9,10(9',10')-cleavage dioxygenase 1-like isoform X1: protein MLSLSPPSNPRGASVRHTSRLHYRHLLLPKRPHYSVTATKHYQNNPYPHNDISNHRPWSLHRFSPSSRWRRLLLNSVSNQTFIAEKLSDDSILPVNPKPSKGFSSKLIDLLEALVVKFMHDTSLPLNYLSGNFAPLRDETPPVKDLPVHGFLPECLNGEFLRVGPNPKFDPVAGYLWFDGDGMIHGVRIKDGKATYVSRYVKTSRLKQEEFFGAAKLMKIGDLKGIFGLLMANMQHLRTKLKVLDDSYGNGTANTALVYHHGQLLALQETDKPYVIKVLKDGDLQTLGMIDYNKKLTHSFTAHPKVDPVTGEMFTFGYSHMPPYLIYRVISKDGIMHDPVPITISEPIMMHDFAITENYSIFMDLPMHFRPKEMVKEKKMLYSFDPTKKARFGVLPRYAKDDLMIKWFELPNCFIFHNANAWEEDEEVVLITCRLENPNLDMVSGNDEEVLRSFSNELYEMRFNMKTGSASQKKLSASSVDFPRINESYTGEKQRYVYGIGTFLDGISKVTGIIKFDLHAEAETSKTMLQIGGNIKGIYKMGHGIYGSDPVYVPRETAEEDEPSRRWWWWSSSKWWWGDRSSVAMVVAVYCGGDQISSLSLSLSLVYLFQICSDLILFVSCSRSIQIHI from the exons ATGTTATCTCTTTCACCGCCGTCTAACCCTAGAGGCGCTTCAGTTAGACACACCTCTAGATTACACTACAGACATCTCTTGCTTCCAAAGCGGCCCCATTACTCGGTTACTGCCACCAAACATTATCAGAACAATCCTTACCCTCACAATGATATTAGCAACCACCGTCCGTGGTCTCTGCATCGTTTTTCTCCCTCTTCACGCTGGAGACGCTTACTTCTCAATTCGGTTTCTAATCAAACATTCATAGCGGAGAAGCTCAGCGATGATAGCATACTCCCTGTCAACCCTAAACCCTCTAAGGGTTTCTCCTCTAAGCTTATCGATCTTCTTGAAGCACTCGTAGTCAAGTTCATGCACGATACGTCTCTCCCTCTCAATTACCTCTCCGGAAATTTTGCTCCCCTCCGAGATGAAACTCCTCCCGTCAAGGATCTCCCTGTCCATGGCTTTCTTCCC GAATGCTTGAATGGTGAATTTCTGAGGGTTGGTCCAAATCCCAAGTTTGATCCTGTCGCTGGATACCTCTG GTTTGATGGAGATGG GATGATACATGGAGTACGCATTAAAGATGGGAAAGCAACTTATGTTTCACGGTACGTTAAGACATCACGTCTCAAGCAGGAAGAGTTTTTTGGAGCTGCCAAATTGATGAAG ATCGGGGACCTTAAGGGAATTTTCGGATTGCTTATGGCCAATATGCAACATCTGAGAACTAAACTGAAAGTATTGGATGACTCTTACGGAAACGGAACTG CTAATACAGCGCTCGTATATCACCATGGACAACTTCTAGCATTACAGGAGACGGATAAACCTT ATGTCATCAAAGTTTTGAAAGATGGGGACCTGCAAACTCTTGGCATGATAGATTACAACAAAAAATTGACCCACTCCTTCACTGCCCATCCAAAAGTTGACCCTGTTACAG GTGAAATGTTTACATTTGGCTATTCGCATATGCCACCATATCTCATATACCGAGTGATCTCAAAAGATGGTATTATGCATGACCCTGTCCCAATTACTATATCTGAGCCAATTATGATGCATGATTTTGCAATTACCGAGAATTACTCTATCTTCATGGATCTTCCTATGCACTTCAGGCCAAAG GAAATGGTGAAAGAGAAGAAAATGCTATACTCATTTGATCCCACAAAAAAGGCTCGTTTTGGTGTTCTTCCACGGTATGCCAAGGATGACCTCATGATTAAGTGGTTTGAGCTTCCCAACTGCTTTATATTCCACAACG CCAATGCTTGGGAAGAAGACGAAGAAGTCGTCCTTATCACTTGTCGCCTTGAGAACCCAAATCTTGACATGGTCAGTGGGAATGATGAAGAAGTACTTAGAAGTTTTAGCAACGAACT GTATGAAATGAGATTCAACATGAAAACGGGCTCAGCTTCTCAGAAGAAACTATCTGCATCTTCAGTTGATTTCCCAAGAATCAATGAGTCCTACACTGGAGA GAAACAGAGATATGTATATGGTATTGGAACATTTCTGGACGGCATTTCAAAGGTTACAGGAATTATCAAGTTTGATCTGCATGCGGAAGCTGAGACAAGCAAAACAATGCTGCAAATAGGAGGCAATATCAAAGGAATATATAAGATGGGACACGGAATATATGGCTCAGACCCAGTATATGTCCCGCGCGAGACAGCAGAAGAAGACGAGCCGAGCCGCCGGTGGTGGTGGTGGTCGTCGTCCAAGTGGTGGTGGGGTGATCGTTCGAGTGTGGCGATGGTGGTGGCTGTGTATTGTGGAGGTGACCAGATCTCGTCTCTCTCTCTCTCTCTCTCTCTTGTTTACTTGTTCCAGATCTGTTCAGATCTCATCCTCTTTGTCTCTTGTTCCAGATCCATCCAGATCCACATCTAG